A stretch of the Fretibacterium sp. OH1220_COT-178 genome encodes the following:
- a CDS encoding TRAP transporter small permease: MQKLRRLFAALSGFCLMVVFAVTLGQVVQRYIFNLPMPWATDIIRIFFAYSVFFGMAVGVFNRAHLNIDVLVRLFPAPLKPCFELLSNVVVFVFLGAVFLFSIPFVKANADQVTPYLQLSMSWLYAVIPVTVGFMLLFLFGDTLRLLRSFFVPSPGSEGR; the protein is encoded by the coding sequence ATGCAGAAGTTGCGGCGGCTGTTCGCCGCCTTGTCGGGTTTTTGTCTGATGGTCGTCTTCGCCGTCACGCTGGGGCAGGTGGTTCAGCGCTACATATTCAACCTCCCCATGCCTTGGGCGACGGACATCATCCGGATTTTTTTCGCCTATTCGGTTTTCTTTGGCATGGCCGTCGGTGTCTTCAACAGAGCCCATCTCAACATCGACGTCCTGGTTCGGCTTTTTCCGGCCCCGCTCAAGCCATGCTTCGAGCTCCTCTCGAACGTCGTGGTCTTCGTCTTCCTGGGGGCGGTCTTTCTTTTCAGCATCCCCTTCGTGAAAGCCAACGCGGATCAAGTCACCCCCTATCTCCAGCTGTCCATGAGCTGGCTCTACGCGGTGATTCCCGTGACCGTCGGCTTCATGCTCCTGTTCCTGTTCGGCGACACCCTGCGGCT